The Fimbriimonas ginsengisoli Gsoil 348 genome window below encodes:
- a CDS encoding alkaline phosphatase family protein, whose product MKRIAFAVAALASLAVGTTVVMRDLRVGDKTRDGIVVPTGRAVAATGRTAMIAGGGVDAVVLPGGFAAVKHSDGITVFRLSDGKTVAEEKLPGGASLTGIAASPGGKTIAASNANDSIYLWSRVGDKLTPLSPIKLAPAKAGGAPYPCGLRFVDNRQLAVAVHRDNSVQIVNLDSGSVEKRIEVDVAPYSLVEDGKGALFVSCWSIRTPVGSETAPASGTDVPVDKRGIGTFGSLCKIDLRSGEVVGRARTPLQPTEVVLQGRNVLVACANSTDVVAFDRASMMPQGRFRGSKQEGGAPSSLAVDGDRLLVAYSGLDKVAAFNLRDRRWIGSIHTAWYPTVVRAADHGLLVVTSKGIGSRSGHSPKRSVGDFTGSVSFDPRPAFNASKISDLSSGPRRSVPAAVPVPRRPGEPSLFQHVVYVIKENRTYDQILGDIKTGDGDPDLVMYGDNVTPNHHALARQFALLDNYYCNGINSADGHAWTTEANATTYFERSHGGWTRSYPFGDDPLATSHSGYLWDSALDHGLSVYNFGEFDYAEPDPHRSWTQLYQAFLAGEQPKFKQNIGVRRLREVSDRDFPGWNLGIPDVLRADRFVRRLKEWEEKGAMPRLTILYLPQDHTSGGSAGAPTPRAHVADNDLALGRSIEAISHSRFWPSTVVFVIEDDPQDGFDHVDGHRSLCLIASPYTKRATTISRFYNQTSVVRTMELILGLPPMNRNDAEANPMDDCFQNVANLTPYTALPNRVPLDELNRGGKETAMRLDRPDQVDADRLNRTLWRLAGKQTPYPAKYAGAHGKGLKAKRLITAEEVD is encoded by the coding sequence ATGAAGCGTATCGCTTTTGCGGTGGCGGCCTTGGCAAGCCTCGCGGTTGGGACGACGGTGGTTATGAGAGACCTCCGAGTGGGCGACAAGACTAGGGACGGCATCGTCGTTCCCACTGGACGGGCGGTCGCTGCCACCGGCAGGACGGCAATGATTGCCGGAGGCGGCGTGGACGCGGTCGTCCTCCCGGGCGGATTCGCCGCCGTTAAACACTCGGACGGCATCACTGTTTTCCGCCTGAGCGACGGCAAGACGGTTGCCGAAGAGAAGCTACCTGGAGGCGCTTCCCTCACCGGAATCGCCGCCTCTCCCGGCGGAAAGACAATCGCCGCCTCTAACGCTAACGACTCGATCTACCTTTGGTCGCGGGTCGGGGATAAGCTCACTCCCCTTTCTCCCATTAAGCTGGCCCCGGCAAAAGCGGGAGGCGCACCGTACCCTTGCGGGCTACGTTTCGTCGACAACCGACAGTTGGCCGTCGCCGTGCACCGCGATAACTCGGTTCAGATCGTGAACCTCGACAGCGGCAGCGTGGAGAAACGGATCGAGGTCGACGTCGCTCCTTACTCATTGGTAGAAGATGGAAAGGGGGCTCTGTTCGTAAGCTGCTGGTCCATCCGGACCCCGGTCGGCAGCGAAACCGCGCCTGCCTCGGGGACCGACGTTCCGGTGGATAAGCGGGGGATCGGTACCTTCGGTTCTCTATGCAAAATCGATTTGCGGTCGGGCGAGGTCGTGGGGAGGGCGCGGACTCCGCTTCAGCCGACGGAGGTCGTTCTCCAGGGACGAAACGTCTTGGTGGCCTGTGCCAACAGCACGGATGTCGTAGCCTTCGATCGTGCCTCGATGATGCCTCAGGGAAGATTCCGCGGCTCGAAGCAAGAAGGAGGGGCGCCCAGCTCTTTAGCCGTCGACGGAGATCGCCTGCTCGTCGCCTACAGCGGGCTGGACAAGGTCGCCGCGTTCAATCTAAGGGATAGGCGGTGGATCGGTTCCATTCACACCGCCTGGTATCCCACCGTCGTAAGGGCGGCCGATCATGGTTTGCTGGTGGTCACTTCGAAAGGGATCGGGAGTCGTTCCGGGCATAGTCCAAAGCGTTCCGTGGGCGATTTCACCGGAAGCGTAAGCTTCGACCCAAGGCCGGCTTTCAACGCTAGCAAGATTTCCGACCTCTCGAGCGGACCACGCCGTTCTGTACCTGCCGCCGTACCGGTTCCCCGCCGTCCGGGTGAACCCAGCCTGTTCCAACACGTGGTTTACGTGATTAAGGAGAATCGGACCTACGATCAGATCCTTGGGGACATAAAAACCGGCGACGGCGACCCAGACCTGGTGATGTATGGCGACAACGTCACCCCGAACCACCACGCCCTCGCCCGGCAGTTCGCGCTTTTGGACAACTACTATTGCAACGGCATCAACAGCGCGGACGGCCACGCTTGGACGACGGAGGCGAACGCAACGACTTACTTCGAGCGAAGCCATGGCGGCTGGACCCGAAGCTACCCGTTCGGGGACGACCCGCTCGCTACTTCGCATTCCGGCTACCTATGGGATAGCGCGTTGGATCACGGCCTGAGCGTGTACAACTTCGGCGAATTCGACTACGCCGAGCCGGATCCGCACCGGTCATGGACACAGCTCTACCAAGCTTTTCTTGCCGGCGAGCAGCCCAAGTTCAAACAGAACATCGGAGTTCGGCGGCTTCGCGAGGTCTCGGATCGCGATTTTCCGGGGTGGAACCTGGGGATTCCGGACGTGCTCAGGGCCGACCGCTTCGTGCGGCGGCTTAAGGAATGGGAGGAGAAAGGCGCGATGCCTCGCCTAACCATCCTGTACCTTCCTCAAGACCACACGAGCGGAGGCAGCGCGGGCGCCCCAACCCCGCGGGCACACGTCGCGGATAACGATTTGGCCCTGGGACGTTCGATCGAGGCGATCAGCCACAGCCGTTTCTGGCCCTCCACCGTCGTTTTTGTGATCGAAGACGATCCGCAGGACGGATTCGATCACGTCGATGGCCACCGCAGCCTGTGCTTGATTGCAAGTCCTTATACGAAGCGGGCGACGACTATTTCACGCTTCTATAACCAAACCTCGGTTGTCCGCACGATGGAGCTGATCCTCGGTCTGCCGCCAATGAACCGCAACGATGCCGAGGCTAACCCGATGGATGACTGCTTCCAAAACGTGGCGAACCTCACTCCTTACACGGCGTTGCCGAACCGCGTTCCTTTGGACGAGCTTAACCGGGGCGGTAAGGAGACGGCGATGCGATTGGACCGTCCCGACCAAGTCGATGCCGATCGCCTCAACCGAACCCTGTGGCGGTTGGCAGGCAAGCAGACCCCGTACCCGGCCAAGTACGCCGGCGCCCACGGAAAAGGGTTGAAGGCCAAGAGACTCATAACGGCCGAAGAAGTCGACTAA
- a CDS encoding heavy metal-binding domain-containing protein, which produces MPYEPGQVEGLPESAKRRLQNMRGGEGRKPLFTSDLSVNEFALIREAGFDPVGLVMGSSIYHIGIQIASFYQNQELDVLSQAMYEAREFAMTRMEEEADLLGADGVVGVRLEVSRYEWGASMAEFMAIGTAVKHRSGGNYRTNDKRPFTSDLSGQDFWTLLRTGFRPVSMVMGSCVYHVAHQGIRQALKQAGRNIEMTNYTQALYYARELAMSRMQAEAEREGAAGIVGVQVKENSHGWDSHVIEYFAVGTAVTPDEGAATLPAPTPTISLNG; this is translated from the coding sequence ATGCCATACGAGCCAGGTCAGGTTGAGGGGTTACCGGAATCCGCCAAGCGGCGGCTGCAGAATATGCGGGGCGGGGAAGGGCGGAAGCCGCTCTTTACCAGCGATCTTTCCGTCAACGAATTCGCGCTGATTCGGGAAGCCGGCTTCGATCCGGTCGGCCTGGTCATGGGAAGCTCGATCTACCACATCGGAATTCAGATCGCCAGCTTCTACCAGAACCAGGAGCTCGACGTTCTAAGCCAGGCGATGTACGAAGCGCGGGAGTTCGCCATGACGCGGATGGAGGAGGAGGCCGATCTATTGGGAGCCGACGGAGTCGTCGGCGTGCGCTTGGAAGTCTCGCGCTACGAGTGGGGAGCCTCGATGGCCGAGTTTATGGCGATCGGCACCGCCGTCAAGCACCGCAGCGGTGGAAACTACCGAACGAACGACAAGCGTCCATTCACCTCCGACCTTAGCGGCCAAGACTTCTGGACCTTGCTGCGCACCGGATTTCGGCCGGTTTCCATGGTCATGGGCTCGTGTGTCTACCACGTCGCTCACCAAGGAATCCGGCAGGCGCTGAAGCAGGCGGGCCGGAATATCGAAATGACGAACTACACGCAGGCGCTCTACTACGCCCGGGAGCTGGCGATGTCCAGAATGCAGGCCGAGGCGGAGAGGGAAGGAGCCGCCGGGATCGTCGGAGTCCAAGTCAAGGAGAATAGCCACGGCTGGGACAGCCATGTGATCGAGTATTTCGCGGTCGGAACCGCGGTAACTCCCGACGAAGGGGCGGCCACCTTGCCGGCGCCTACCCCGACGATCTCGCTAAACGGCTAG
- a CDS encoding prepilin-type N-terminal cleavage/methylation domain-containing protein, translated as MRKAFTLIELLVVIAIIAILAAILFPVFAQAKAAAKKTACMSNLKQINLGFQMYLGDSDDTFVPWTTNACNTETPINGGGSFDTGYLYNNRIAPYIKNGVDPATGKLSGVWECPSIKSSTSAITNNYAYNYYSLGGTHNCPQINAGPLNASFAPFNDTQYTKPANATTLGRPAEIYVIADGPQLMRPPAYIDSAGTGAIQNVGVWGSHQIGTGVVAPSAAAGANVTRLPFHTGRKSNVGYADGHVKSITTMNMVSNKVIMENGAWRGALLGGGTPEGNPGWARDWQ; from the coding sequence ATGCGTAAAGCCTTTACCCTCATCGAACTGCTTGTCGTGATCGCAATCATCGCGATCCTGGCGGCCATCCTCTTCCCTGTTTTCGCCCAAGCGAAAGCGGCGGCTAAGAAGACCGCCTGCATGAGCAATCTGAAGCAAATCAACCTTGGCTTCCAAATGTATCTGGGAGATAGCGACGACACCTTCGTTCCTTGGACCACCAATGCGTGCAACACGGAGACCCCGATCAACGGGGGAGGATCGTTCGACACCGGCTACCTATATAACAACCGAATCGCGCCGTACATCAAGAACGGCGTAGACCCGGCGACCGGAAAGCTGAGCGGAGTGTGGGAGTGCCCGTCGATCAAGTCGTCGACCAGTGCTATCACCAACAATTACGCTTACAACTACTATTCGCTGGGCGGTACCCACAACTGTCCGCAGATCAACGCGGGCCCGCTCAACGCAAGCTTTGCGCCGTTTAACGACACGCAATACACGAAACCGGCCAACGCAACGACTCTTGGACGGCCCGCAGAGATCTACGTGATCGCCGATGGCCCGCAGCTCATGCGCCCGCCGGCGTACATCGACTCGGCCGGTACGGGAGCGATTCAGAACGTCGGCGTTTGGGGATCGCACCAGATCGGTACGGGCGTCGTGGCCCCGTCGGCGGCAGCCGGCGCGAATGTGACGAGACTTCCGTTCCACACGGGGCGAAAGTCCAATGTCGGCTATGCGGATGGCCACGTGAAGTCGATCACCACGATGAATATGGTCTCCAACAAAGTGATCATGGAGAACGGCGCGTGGCGGGGGGCGCTGCTGGGAGGTGGCACTCCCGAGGGAAATCCCGGGTGGGCGCGTGACTGGCAGTAA
- a CDS encoding O-acetylhomoserine aminocarboxypropyltransferase/cysteine synthase family protein — MPKNFETLALHGGQTVDPGTKARAVPIYQTTSYVFDDTSHAARLFALEEFGNLYTRVMNPTTDVFEQRMAALEGGTHAVATASGQAAETLAITMIAEAGDEVISSTSLYGGTYNLFHYTLPKYGIKVKFVDPSDPENFRRAITDKTKLIYGESVGNPRLDTFPFAEVSAIAKQAGIPIMIDNTFPTPYLLKPFEHGANIVVHSATKFIGGHGTSIGGVVIDGGNFDWGASGRFKNFTDPDPSYHGLKFWEVFGNFPGLGNVAFGLKARVQGLRDTGGCISPFNSFLLLQGLETLHLRMERHSTNGKRVAEFLQGHPQVKWVTYPGLSSHPDHATAAKYHYRGQYGAIIGFGIEGGYDAALKFIDGLQIFSLLANVGDAKSLVIHPASTTHQQLSEAEQQSAGVTPDFIRLSVGLENVDDILADLDQALSLSK, encoded by the coding sequence ATTCCGAAGAATTTCGAAACCCTCGCCCTGCACGGCGGCCAGACGGTGGACCCTGGGACGAAGGCTCGCGCGGTTCCAATCTATCAAACCACGAGCTATGTTTTCGACGACACCTCGCACGCGGCGAGGCTGTTCGCCCTGGAAGAGTTCGGAAATCTTTACACGCGGGTGATGAATCCGACAACCGACGTCTTCGAGCAGCGGATGGCGGCGCTTGAAGGTGGAACCCACGCAGTGGCGACGGCGAGCGGGCAAGCCGCCGAAACCCTCGCTATCACGATGATCGCGGAGGCGGGGGATGAGGTCATTTCCAGCACATCGCTTTATGGAGGCACTTACAACCTGTTTCACTACACTTTGCCCAAATACGGGATCAAAGTGAAGTTCGTCGACCCGAGCGATCCGGAAAACTTCCGCCGGGCGATCACTGATAAGACCAAGTTGATCTATGGCGAGTCGGTCGGGAATCCGCGCCTCGACACCTTCCCGTTCGCGGAAGTCTCCGCTATCGCCAAGCAAGCGGGGATTCCGATCATGATCGACAACACCTTCCCCACGCCGTACTTGCTCAAGCCGTTCGAGCATGGGGCGAACATCGTGGTTCACTCGGCCACGAAGTTCATCGGCGGCCACGGCACTTCCATCGGCGGCGTGGTGATCGACGGAGGAAACTTCGACTGGGGCGCGAGTGGCCGGTTCAAGAACTTCACCGATCCGGATCCGAGCTACCACGGGCTGAAGTTCTGGGAGGTCTTCGGAAACTTCCCCGGGCTCGGAAACGTGGCATTCGGCCTCAAGGCACGGGTCCAGGGACTGCGCGACACGGGTGGCTGCATTTCGCCGTTCAACTCGTTCCTCCTCCTTCAAGGGCTGGAGACGCTTCACCTCCGTATGGAGCGTCACTCGACTAACGGGAAGCGGGTGGCCGAGTTCCTTCAGGGCCACCCGCAGGTGAAGTGGGTGACGTATCCGGGGCTATCGAGCCACCCAGACCATGCAACGGCGGCCAAGTACCACTACCGTGGTCAATACGGGGCAATCATTGGGTTCGGAATCGAAGGAGGATACGATGCGGCGCTCAAGTTCATCGACGGTCTCCAGATCTTCAGCCTGCTCGCCAACGTCGGCGACGCCAAGTCGCTGGTGATCCACCCGGCGAGCACCACGCACCAGCAGCTCTCCGAGGCGGAACAGCAAAGCGCGGGGGTAACCCCCGACTTTATTCGGCTCAGTGTCGGATTGGAGAATGTGGACGACATTTTGGCCGACCTGGATCAGGCCCTCTCGCTGAGTAAGTAG
- a CDS encoding type II secretion system protein, with the protein MPFCYPGPSPRRFRGFTLVELLVVMAIVAVLAAVLFPVFGQGRDAAKSADDLTNLKQLSQGASIYLLDADGVFAPVGSPASDLSWSPARDASVDASGNAWNGWGLRLAPYVKSYDVFRSPYFSKKGSYTGACAHATGMDLTNNYAMNWMLGSDGSFGSGSDKNDSFAWSPDGTHRFSRPMNNVEVMSPANTIAFMLSSTVAPSAQSWGCLYSTLQASDFDNQLQQYTLYNQGANLAFADGHASFFADERMNPASKGNPRAWTIFHFKSRGVWMEPTMPESSMGYTNLDPDGKSAGAL; encoded by the coding sequence ATGCCTTTTTGCTATCCGGGTCCGTCGCCCCGCCGCTTCCGTGGTTTTACGCTAGTTGAGCTTCTGGTGGTGATGGCGATTGTCGCGGTGCTCGCCGCGGTTCTCTTCCCGGTCTTTGGCCAAGGTCGAGACGCCGCCAAAAGCGCCGATGACCTCACCAACCTCAAGCAGCTTTCACAGGGCGCGTCGATTTATCTTTTGGACGCAGACGGGGTGTTCGCGCCCGTTGGTTCGCCGGCCTCCGATCTTAGTTGGTCGCCGGCCCGGGACGCGTCCGTAGATGCCTCCGGCAACGCCTGGAACGGCTGGGGACTCCGGTTGGCCCCCTACGTCAAGAGCTACGACGTATTCCGCTCGCCGTATTTTTCCAAGAAGGGGAGCTACACCGGCGCGTGCGCCCACGCCACCGGCATGGACCTGACGAACAATTACGCGATGAACTGGATGCTCGGCAGCGATGGCAGCTTCGGCAGCGGCTCAGACAAGAACGATTCCTTTGCCTGGTCGCCCGATGGGACCCACCGTTTCAGCCGTCCGATGAACAACGTGGAAGTGATGTCGCCCGCAAACACGATCGCATTCATGCTTTCCAGCACGGTGGCCCCTTCCGCTCAGAGTTGGGGTTGCTTGTACTCGACGCTTCAGGCCAGCGACTTTGATAACCAGCTTCAGCAGTACACGCTCTATAACCAAGGTGCGAACCTCGCATTTGCGGACGGGCATGCCAGCTTCTTTGCCGACGAGCGAATGAACCCGGCTTCGAAAGGAAATCCCCGGGCGTGGACGATCTTCCACTTTAAATCCCGAGGAGTCTGGATGGAGCCGACGATGCCGGAAAGCAGCATGGGCTACACCAACCTCGATCCAGACGGCAAATCCGCCGGCGCCCTCTAA